The following are from one region of the Salvia hispanica cultivar TCC Black 2014 chromosome 1, UniMelb_Shisp_WGS_1.0, whole genome shotgun sequence genome:
- the LOC125201387 gene encoding uncharacterized protein LOC125201387, whose translation MELALCWPSSSFVSAHYHNKGDAFKSKFPSSFTGKLMYSNSISTRNAGTIPTRRALISSVLGRKAVKGTTVIPDPDYRIPVVLFGMAGGFVYADNLVAAVPVGLLGLLLLVQATRVRFVFDKEALEVKVGDQLQESGENVFVGGKNRWKYSTFVNWELWWPSFPILVYFKETQTKPEGQIHFFPVIFNGKQLYNALVERCGPSKTSGPS comes from the exons ATGGAGCTCGCTCTTTGCtggccttcttcttccttcgtTTCTGCACATT ATCACAACAAAGGCGATGCTTTCAAAAGCAAATTTCCAAGTTCGTTTACTGGAAAATTGATGTACAGCAATTCCATTTCCACCAGAAATGCAGGAACAATACCAACACGGCGTGCCCTTATTTCTTCCGTG CTTGGTCGGAAGGCGGTGAAAGGGACTACTGTTATTCCTGACCCTGATTATCGAATTCCAGTTGTGCTTTTTG GAATGGCTGGTGGTTTTGTTTATGCTGATAATTTAGTAGCGGCAGTACCTGTTGGCCTTCTGGGGTTGCTTCTGCTAGTCCAG GCAACAAGAGTGAGATTTGTCTTTGATAAGGAAGCCCTG GAAGTAAAAGTTGGAGATCAGCTTCAAGAGTCGGGTGAAAATGTTTTTGTAGGTGGAAAAAACCGGTGGAA ATATTCAACGTTTGTCAACTGGGAGCTCTGGTGGCCATCGTTCCCAATCCTGGTTTATTTCAAAGAGACACAGACAAAACCTGAAGGACAAATCCATTTTTTCCCAGTAATATTT AATGGGAAACAACTCTATAATGCTTTAGTGGAAAGATGCGGTCCTTCAAAAACTAGCGGACCCAGCTGA
- the LOC125201383 gene encoding DNA-directed RNA polymerase III subunit 2 — protein sequence MVVREDDADLFNGLHEKGLNIDKQALAAPVKKAVDKFKLVPEFLKVRGLVKQHLDSFNFFARIGIKKIVQANNLITHSRDQNIFLRYKEVRVGEPSLMSDSVTDNLTPQKCRLYDITYAAPIYVNIEYSNGANERVQSKNNVIIGRLPIMLKSSCCVLYERDEEELARYGECPLDPGGYFIVKGTEKVILMQEQLSKNRIIIDTDQKGCVQASVTSSSETRKSKTVIRIEKEKIYLHLNGFTSKVPIMIVLKAMGMESDQEVVQMIGRDPRYSELLLPSIEDSVKEGVHTQSQALEFLDRKVQKSQFYTPIVKEGRALKILQETFLANVPVHENNLRPKCIYVAVMLRRMIEAILNKDTLDDKDYVGNKRVELSGQLLALLFEDLFKTMNEMAQQKIEALLNKTARTSRFDISQHIRNDCITNGLERALSTGNWDIKRFRMNRKGMSQVLGRLSYIGTVGHMTRIAPQFEKSRKVSGPRALQPSQWGMLCPCDTPEGESCGLVKNLALMAHVTTDEDERPLIALCYALGVEDLELLSAEELHMPDSYLVMFNGLILGKHKMPQTFANSMRKLRRAGKIGEFVSIFVNEKQRCVYLASDGSRVCRPLVIADKGVSRIKEHHMKELRDGVRNFQSFLKEGLIEYLDVNEENNALIALYEENAREETTHIEIEPFTILGVIAGLIPYPHHNQSPRNTYQCAMGKQAMGNIAYNQLCRFDSLIYLLVYPQRPLLTTRTIELVSYDKLGAGQNATVAVMSYSGYDIEDAIVMNKSSLDRGFGRCIVMKKLVAINQKYANGTSDRIIRPQRDGHDAEQTQILDDDGLASPGEIIRHRDIYINRQSPIDTKSGGSISNTVKLKDSQYKSSKQYYKGTEGDTAVVDRVALCTDKNSNLCIKYMIRSTRRPEVGDKFSSRHGQKGVCGTIVQQEDFPFSERGVCPDLIMNPHGFPSRMTVGKMIELLGSKAGVSCGRFHYGSAFGEPSGHADKVETISETLVKHGFSYNGKDFLYSGITGEPLQAYIFMGPIYYQKLKHMVLDKMHARGNGPRVMMTRQPTEGRSKNGGLRVGEMERDCLIAYGASMLIHERLMLSSDPFEVQVCRKCGLMGYYNEKLKTGICSMCKNGENISTMKMPYACKLLFQELQSMNIVPRLKLTDV from the exons ATGGTAGTGAGAGAAGACGATGCTGATTTGTTCAATGGTTTACATGAGAAAGG ACTGAATATCGACAAACAAGCTCTTGCTGCCCCGGTGAAGAAGGCCGTGGACAAGTTCAAATTAGTCCCCGAGTTTTTGAAG GTGAGAGGTCTCGTCAAACAACATTTGGATTCCTTTAATTTCTTTGCACGGATTGGGATAAAGAAGATTGTTCAAGCCAATAATCTCATCACCCATAGCCGagaccaaaatatttttttgag ATACAAAGAAGTAAGAGTTGGTGAACCATCACTGATGAGTGACTCTGTCACTGATAACCTTACCCCCCAGAAGTGTCGTCTGTACGACATCAC CTATGCAGCTCCAATATACGTGAACATAGAGTATTCGAATGGTGCAAATGAAAGGGTTCAATCGAAG AATAATGTCATTATTGGGAGATTGCCTATCATGCTAAAAAGTTCCTGTTGTGTATTGTATGAGAGGGATGAAGAAGAACTTGCCAGATATG GTGAATGCCCACTTGATCCTGGAGGATATTTCATAGTTAAAGGGACAGAGAAG GTGATTTTGATGCAAGAACAACTTTCAAAGAACAGAATAATCATTGATACTGATCAAAAAGGATG tgTGCAAGCATCTGTTACAAGCAGTTCGGAGACCAGAAAAAGTAAGACTGTCATAAGGATTGAGAAAGAGAAGATATATCTTCACCTGAATGGGTTTACAAGCAAG GTTCCCATTATGATAGTCCTGAAAGCTATGGGTATGGAAAGTGATCAGGAGGTTGTCCAGATGATTGGAAGAGACCCTCGATACAGTGAATTGCTATTGCCTTCGATCGAG GATAGTGTGAAGGAAGGTGTACATACACAATCTCAGGCCCTGGAATTTCTTGACCGAAAG GTTCAGAAGTCCCAATTTTATACACCAATAGTGAAG GAAGGGCGTGCTCTAAAAATTCTTCAGGAAACATTTCTTGCCAATGTTCCT GTGCATGAAAACAATTTACGTCCAAAATGCATATATGTTGCTGTAATGCTGAGACGCATGATTGAAGCAATATTAAACAAGGATACATTGGATGATAAG GATTATGTGGGCAATAAAAGAGTGGAGCTATCTGGCCAATTGCTAGCACTACTTTTTGAG GACTTATTCAAGACAATGAATGAAATGGCCCAACAAAAGATTGAAGCCCTCCTAAATAAGACAGCGCGTACTTCTCGGTTTGACATTTCCCAG CATATAAGGAATGACTGCATTACTAATGGTTTAGAAAGAGCTCTCTCTACCGGAAATTGGGATATCAAAAGATTCAGGATGAACAGGAAAGGCATGTCACAG GTTTTAGGTAGACTCTCATACATAGGAACTGTAGGGCACATGACAAGGATCGCTCCACAGTTTGAAAAATCTAGAAAAGTCAGCGGCCCTAGAGCTTTACAGCCTAGTCAG TGGGGAATGTTGTGCCCTTGTGATACTCCAGAAGGTGAATCTTGTGGGTTGGTGAAAAATCTGGCACTGATGGCGCATGTTACAACTGATGAAGATGAGCGCCCTCTCATTGCTCTG TGCTACGCTCTTGGGGTGGAAGATTTGGAATTGCTCTCTGCCGAAGAACTTCACATGCCAGATTCGTATTTAGTTATGTTCAATGGACTTATTCTTGGCAAGCACAAAATGCCACAA ACATTCGCCAATTCAATGAGAAAACTGCGAAGGGCTGGGAAAATTGGCGAGTTTGTAAGCATTTTCGTTAATGAAAAACAG CGCTGTGTTTACCTTGCTTCCGATGGTAGTCGTGTTTGTCGTCCACTTGTAATTGCCGACAAAGGTGTATCAAGAATTAAGGAGCACCATATGAAAGAGCTGAGG GATGGAGTCCGCAACTTTCAGAGTTTCCTGAAAGAAGGCTTGATTGAATACCTTGATGTAAATGAGGAGAACAATGCTTTG ATCGCCTTATATGAAGAGAATGCTAGAGAAGAAACGACCCATATTGAAATAGAGCCTTTTACCATATTGGGCGTGATTGCCGGGTTGATACCTTATCCTCATCATAACCAGTCACCAAGAAATACATATCAG TGTGCTATGGGGAAACAAGCTATGGGCAATATTGCATATAATCAG TTGTGTAGGTTTGACAGTTTAATCTACCTCTTAGTTTATCCACAACGGCCATTACTAACTACACGAACAATTGAGCTG GTCTCCTATGATAAACTAGGAGCTGGACAGAATGCTACTGTTGCAGTTATGAGCTATAGTGGATATGACATAGAGGATGCAATTGTTATGAATAAGTCATCATTGGATCGTGGTTTTGGTCGATGCATTGTAATGAAAAA ACTGGTAGCAATTAACCAGAAGTATGCAAATGGCACCTCTGATCGCATTATTAGACCCCAAAGAGATGGACATGATGCTGAACAAACACAG ATTTTGGATGATGATGGATTAGCATCTCCTGGAGAAATAATTCGTCACCGTGATATCTATATCAACAGGCAGTCCCCCATAGACACAAAAAGCGGAGGCAGTATCAGCAACACCGTAAAGCTTAAGGATAG TCAATATAAGTCAAGTAAACAATATTACAAAGGTACTGAAGGAGATACAGCTGTCGTTGATAGAGTGGCACTCTGCACTGACAAGAATAGCAACTTATGTATCAAATATATGATTCGTTCTACTCGTAGGCCAGAG GTTGGTGACAAGTTTAGTAGCCGTCATGGACAAAAAGGAGTTTGTGGCACCATTGTTCAGCAGGAAGATTTCCCATTTTCTGAACGTGGAGTATGTCCAGATTTAATCATGAATCCTCATGGATTTCCTAG CCGTATGACTGTTGGGAAGATGATAGAACTTCTTGGTAGCAAGGCTGGCGTTTCTTGTGGTAGGTTTCACTATGGCAGTGCATTTGGGGAGCCTAGTGGTCACGCAGATAAAGTTGAGACTATAAG TGAAACCCTTGTGAAGCATGGTTTCAGCTACAACGGGAAGGACTTTCTCTACTCAG GCATCACCGGCGAGCCACTGCAGGCATATATTTTCATGGGGCCCATCTACTACCAAAAGTTGAAACACATG GTCCTTGATAAAATGCATGCTCGAGGTAATGGGCCACGTGTTATGATGACTAGACAACCCACAGAAGGGAGGAGTAAAAATGGAGGTCTGAGGGTGGGTGAAATGGAGCGTGATTGCTTGATTGCGTATGGAGCGAGTATGTTAATACACGAGCGCTTGATGCTCTCGAGTGATCCTTTCGAAGTTCAG GTATGCCGCAAGTGTGGCTTGATGGGGTATTACAACGAGAAGCTCAAAACGGGTATCTGTTCCATGTGCAAGAATGGGGAGAATATATCCACAATGAAAATGCCATATGCTTGCAAACTTCTATTCCAG GAGCTACAGTCCATGAACATCGTCCCGCGTTTGAAACTAACAGATGTATGA
- the LOC125201861 gene encoding early nodulin-like protein 3: MARKSYQILSLVCLLLLVETSNGFEFKVGGPTSSWTVPSDPSVAIYNHWAEKTRFQIGDSLLFVYDSSRDSVLHVTEDDYNNCNTASPLHKLSDGRSSFRLDRSGPYYFISGVAENCRKNEKLVVVVMADRSSSHKPDDTASSPPPPEEETPSNRAAFATAGAFATLLGFSLVLVI; encoded by the exons ATGGCTCGAAAATCATATCAGATTCTCAGCCTGGTATGTTTGTTGTTGCTAGTCGAGACGAGCAACGGGTTCGAGTTCAAGGTCGGAGGGCCAACTAGTAGTTGGACAGTTCCTAGCGATCCTAGTGTTGCAATCTACAACCATTGGGCGGAGAAAACTCGCTTCCAAATAGGAGATTCATTGC TGTTCGTGTACGACAGTAGCCGAGACTCAGTGTTGCATGTCACCGAAGACGACTACAACAACTGCAACACAGCATCACCCCTCCACAAGCTGAGCGATGGCCGGAGCTCGTTCCGTTTGGACCGTTCAGGcccttattacttcataagtGGAGTGGCTGAGAATTGCCGGAAAAACGAGAagttggtggtggtggttaTGGCGGATAGAAGCAGCAGCCATAAGCCGGATGACACAGCATCGTCGCCGCCTCCTCCCGAAGAGGAAACCCCTTCTAACAGAGCTGCCTTTGCAACGGCCGGCGCATTTGCAACTCTTCTTGGCTTTTCACTTGTTTTagtcatttaa
- the LOC125201385 gene encoding COBRA-like protein 10 codes for MLISQSRARIPWPLLVLVLWGVAVAQDYDVPGTPGIHEGPPPPPLEIEQCNGIFLSYTFEGREKEYPHVKNVTAQAWAFKATAAILNAGAQELKSWKMFVGFQHDELLVAAEGAIVVNGEGFPIRVGKNGTVLAGYPQADLKTAIETASDFGQMQVQVTLKGTQFGVAEKATPMPKSLKLVNEGYKCPAATRKDGYMHVCCKKDPKFKDKKQKTKYTLRTYGDLHFTYDVLRAYENKYQAQVTIDNIHPLGRLDQWNLTWEWMRNEFIHDMRGAFTHRKDPSECIFGPQGQYYKDFDFSTVMNCQKKPVISDLPPELENDEKVGKLPYCCKDGLLLPITMNKTKARAIFQMEVFKLPPDLNRTAVSPPQNWKITGRLNPNYKCGPPVRVDPSEFPDPRGIESTGSAIASWQINCNMSRPKPKQNRCCVSYSAFYADGAIPCNTCACGCNDENPQCDRDTAALPVPPSSLLVPFANRTAKTVAFAKINHEKLPRKLPCPDNCGVSINWHVDSDYKTGWTARMTVFNWEEDAFVDWYSAVELKRAFPGFEKSYSFNGSVMSRVDNTIFMQGLPGMNYLVGEVNGTHPGKDLPVPGKQQSVLSFSKKHIHGLKIAHGDGFPTKLYFNGEECALPKVLPKAAAPGLTPATAVSALLLAVVALLLLF; via the exons ATGCTCATATCACAATCCCGCGCCAGGATCCCATGGCccctcctcgtcctcgtcctctGGGGCGTCGCAGTTGCGCAGGACTACGATGTCCCAGGCACCCCAGGAATCCATGAGGGGCCCCCTCCCCCACCCCTAGAGATTGAGCAGTGCAATGGGATATTCTTGTCGTACACGTTCGAGGGGCGGGAGAAGGAGTACCCGCACGTGAAGAACGTGACGGCCCAGGCATGGGCGTTCAAGGCCACGGCCGCGATCCTGAACGCCGGGGCCCAGGAGCTCAAGTCATGGAAGATGTTTGTGGGCTTCCAGCACGACGAGCTCCTAGTGGCCGCGGAGGGGGCCATTGTGGTGAACGGCGAGGGGTTCCCCATCCGTGTGGGGAAGAACGGGACCGTGCTGGCCGGGTACCCGCAGGCGGACCTCAAGACCGCCATCGAGACGGCGTCGGATTTCGGGCAAATGCAGGTGCAGGTCACTCTTAAGGGGACCCAGTTCGGGGTGGCCGAGAAAGCCACCCCTATGCCTAAGTCCTTGAAGCTTGTTAATGAAGGTTACAAATGCCCCGCCGCCACTCGCAAAG ACGGGTACATGCACGTGTGTTGCAAAAAGGATCCGAAGTTTAAGGACAAGAAGCAGAAGACGAAGTACACCCTGCGCACGTATGGTGACCTCCACTTCACCTACGACGTCCTCCGTGCCTACGAGAACAAGTACCAAGCGCAGGTGACGATTGACAACATCCACCCCCTCGGCCGCCTCGACCAGTGGAACCTCACGTGGGAGTGGATGCGTAACGAGTTCATCCACGACATGCGCGGCGCCTTCACCCACCGCAAGGACCCATCGGAATGCATCTTCGGCCCACAAGGCCAGTACTACAAAGACTTCGATTTCTCGACCGTCATGAACTGTCAGAAGAAGCCGGTCATCTCCGACCTTCCCCCAGAGCTCGAGAACGACGAAAAAGTCGGAAAACTCCCATATTGTTGTAAAGACGGCCTCCTCCTCCCCATCACCATGAACAAGACCAAAGCCCGAGCCATTTTCCAGATGGAGGTTTTCAAACTCCCGCCCGATTTGAACCGGACCGCGGTCAGCCCGCCTCAGAACTGGAAGATCACGGGCCGGTTGAACCCGAACTATAAATGTGGACCGCCGGTCCGGGTCGACCCGTCCGAGTTCCCTGACCCGCGGGGGATCGAGTCAACCGGGTCCGCCATCGCCAGCTGGCAAATCAACTGCAACATGAGCCGGCCGAAGCCGAAGCAGAACCGGTGCTGCGTCTCCTACTCTGCTTTTTACGCGGACGGGGCCATCCCGTGCAACACGTGCGCGTGCGGGTGCAACGACGAGAACCCGCAGTGCGACAGGGACACGGCAGCGCTTCCTGTCCCACCTAGCAGCTTACTGGTTCCCTTCGCGAACAGGACAGCGAAGACGGTCGCGTTCGCGAAGATCAACCATGAGAAGCTGCCGAGGAAGCTGCCCTGCCCCGACAACTGCGGCGTGAGCATCAACTGGCACGTCGACTCCGACTACAAGACGGGGTGGACGGCTAGGATGACGGTGTTCAACTGGGAGGAGGACGCGTTTGTCGACTGGTACTCGGCTGTGGAGTTGAAGCGGGCCTTCCCCGGGTTCGAGAAATCTTACTCGTTCAACGGAAGCGTGATGAGCAGAGTGGACAACACGATATTCATGCAGGGCTTGCCCGGGATGAACTACCTTGTCGGGGAGGTCAACGGGACCCACCCTGGCAAGGATCTGCCCGTGCCGGGGAAGCAGCAGTCGGTGTTGTCGTTCTCGAAGAAGCATATCCATGGATTGAAGATAGCGCACGGGGACGGGTTCCCGACGAAGCTTTATTTCAACGGGGAGGAGTGCGCGCTTCCGAAGGTGTTGCCCAAGGCTGCTGCCCCGGGCTTGACGCCCGCGACAGCAGTTTCGGCGCTCTTGCTTGCTGTGGTTGCTttgcttcttcttttttag
- the LOC125201100 gene encoding rab GTPase-activating protein 22-like yields MLERIFRCASRKMWKDEGTPADSYYQVRPDCADVPQSKFRIKAGRTLSARKWHAAFSPEGYLDIGKILSRVQSGGVHPSIRGEVWEFLLGCYDPNSTFDEREQIRQRRRVKYALLKEECREMFPLVGMGKFVTAPIITEDGEPIREPIVLQQINLEDEPAPLTNLDVDASSSEVLKLSNGRGPMDKKEIQWKLTLHQIGLDVLRTDRTLVFYEKQENLSKLWDILAVYSWFDPDIGYCQGMSDLCSPMIILLEDEADAFWCFERLMRRLRGNFRCIGNSIGVEAQLGNLASITQVIDPKLHQHLETLGGADYLFAFRMLMVLFRREFSFGDSLYLWEMMWALEYDPDLVSTYEDDELTKENTERSKGKSKSRRQCGKFERENLRRGGKNAAAPLPISVFLVAGVLKHKSSKLTEARGLDDVIKILNDVTGSLDAKKACASAMKLHKKYLKKAKQT; encoded by the exons ATGCT GGAGAGGATCTTTCGGTGTGCATCGCGGAAAATGTGGAAGGACGAAGGGACTCCAGCCGATTCATACTATCAAGTGCGCCCTGACTGCGCTGATGTGCCCCAAAGCAAGTTTAGAATCAAG GCTGGTAGAACTTTAAGTGCACGGAAATGGCATGCTGCTTTCTCTCCTGAAGGCTATCTTGATATTGGAAAAATTCTCAGTCGAGTCCAGAGTGGG GGTGTTCATCCGTCAATTAGAGGTGAAGTTTGGGAATTTTTATTGGGTTGTTATGATCCTAACAGCACTTTTGACGAAAGAGAGCAAATACGACAGCGTCGAAG AGTAAAATATGCATTGCTGAAAGAAGAGTGCCGTGAAATGTTTCCCTTGGTTGGGATGGGGAAATTTGTAACTGCGCCAATTATCACAGAAGACGGTGAACCTATACGGGAACCCATTGTACTCCAACAAATTAATCTTGAAGATGAACCTGCACCTCTTACTAATTTGGATG TTGATGCTTCTAGTTCTGAAGTGCTGAAACTCTCAAATGGACGTGGTCCCATGGACAAGAAAGAGATCCAGTGGAAACTTACATTACATCAAATAG GTCTTGATGTACTACGCACCGACCGAACGCTGGTATTTTATGAGAAGCAAGAAAATTTGTCAAAACTTTGGGATATCCTGGCTGTCTATTCCTGGTTTGACCCAGATATTGGGTACTGCCAAG GTATGAGTGATCTTTGCTCGCCGATGATTATTCTTCTTGAGGATGAGGCAGATGCATTTTGGTGCTTTGAACGCTTAATGCGCAGACTG CGAGGAAATTTCAGATGCATTGGGAACTCTATAGGAGTGGAGGCACAGCTTGGTAACCTAGCTTCCATAACACAAGTTATTGATCCTAAGCTTCATCAACACCTAG AAACTCTGGGTGGTGCGGATTATTTGTTTGCCTTCCGAATGCTCATGGTTTTGTTTCGCCGAGAATTTTCTTTTGGTGATTCATTATATCTTTGGGAG ATGATGTGGGCCCTAGAATATGACCCTGATTTAGTGTCCACGTATGAGGATGATGAACTAACCAAGGAAAATACAGAGAGATCTAAAGGGAAGTCCAAGTCAAGACGGCAATGTGgaaaatttgaaagagaaaacCTGAGGCGTGGAGGCAAAAATGCTGCTGCACCTCTCCCTATTTCTGTTTTTCTAGTGGCCGGTGTCCTTAAGCACAAGAGTTCGAAGTTAACCGAAGCTCGAGGCTTAGATGATGTTATTAAG ATTCTCAACGACGTTACTGGTAGCTTGGATGCCAAAAAAGCTTGCGCGAGTGCAATGAAGCTTCACAAGAAATATCTGAAAAAG GCAAAACAGACATAA